The stretch of DNA TCGGTGAATCGGCTGCACAGTATTGCATCCGCTGCTGGAATAGACCGTGCAAGTCCCGGCAGGAATGATCCCTTCAATATTTCGATACGTAGCCTCCGGCAGGGGATTGTGGAATGAGTGATCGTGGAGGCAACCTGGGGGCGCGCGAGGCATCGATTGGCGCGCTGAAAGGGTCAGACGCGCTGTGGATTCTGCTGGCTATTGGCACTGCCGCTGGTGTCCTCACATCCGTGGGCCTGGGCCTGGCCACCATACGATTGGGCCACTTCGTCCCGCAAGGTGTGAATCTGGCGTGGACGGGTCCAGTCGGCACCACCTTTCTGGTTCTGGTGTGGGGTGCCCTGCTTTGGATGGCAGGCACTGTGGCACCGGCGTTGCGGCGCCTCCCCAACTTCGTCGCCGCGGCGGTGTGGCTGCCCTCGACCGGGCTCCTGCTCAATCTCAACGGCATTCACCCGGTTGCTGCAGCTGTGTGCGCGGGCGGCGTGGCCGCAGTGGCCATGCGCATCGCGCAGCGCGCACCGAAGATGTCGCTCCAGCTTGGCCGACGACTGGCGTTCGGCGGAATGCTGGCAACAGCGGTCGCGTTCATCACCGTTGTGGTGGCCATGCCGATGTTCGAGGACTGGAAGACCGGCCGGGTGCCACCACCGCCGGCCACTGCGCCAAACGTCCTGCTGATCGTGCTCGACACCGTGCGCGCGAAGAGCCTCGGCTCGTACGGCAGCACTCGAGGCACCTCACCATTTTTTGATGAACTCGCGAAATCTGGTGTGCGTTTCGAACACGCGTTTTCGACTGCGCCCTGGACGACGCCGTCACACGCCAGCATCATGACCGGCCTGTGGCCGTCTGAACTGGCGCTGGGCTGGAAGCGCACGCTGGACGACCAGAAACCCACGGTGGCCAAGGTCCTGAGTGACGCCGGATACGCTACTGGCGGTTTTTCAGCGAACATGGGCAACGCGGGCGTGAGCTCAGGCATTGCCAGGGGATTCACGCACTTTGAGGACTATCCGATGTCCGCATGGAGCGTGCTGCGGGGTTCCAAGATTGGCGTCGAAATCACCGGCAGCATCTGGTTGCGTGAGTTGCTGGGCCACCACAGCAGCCCCGATCGCAAGCGAAGCCCGCAGGTCTCGGCCGAGTTTCTCTCGTGGCTCGACGACCAACAGGAGCGACCGTTTTTTGCGTTCCTGAACTACT from Acidobacteriota bacterium encodes:
- a CDS encoding sulfatase: MSDRGGNLGAREASIGALKGSDALWILLAIGTAAGVLTSVGLGLATIRLGHFVPQGVNLAWTGPVGTTFLVLVWGALLWMAGTVAPALRRLPNFVAAAVWLPSTGLLLNLNGIHPVAAAVCAGGVAAVAMRIAQRAPKMSLQLGRRLAFGGMLATAVAFITVVVAMPMFEDWKTGRVPPPPATAPNVLLIVLDTVRAKSLGSYGSTRGTSPFFDELAKSGVRFEHAFSTAPWTTPSHASIMTGLWPSELALGWKRTLDDQKPTVAKVLSDAGYATGGFSANMGNAGVSSGIARGFTHFEDYPMSAWSVLRGSKIGVEITGSIWLRELLGHHSSPDRKRSPQVSAEFLSWLDDQQERPFFAFLNYFDAHNPYEAPPAFEERFGVSRTPRPNDVSPLDWMDWNDAQKDVALRTYEAAIAYQDEQLRGLFAELEKRGKLANTLVIVTSDHGEEFGEHGVMRHGNSLYRASVHVPLVVSFPNHVNAGRVISTPVSLRSIAASLSQVVPGLAPGLFRGPSLFDIIEDEASAEPVLSTLDGVRSQPEGFPVHDGPLYAVVHKGYRYIVNVEGAEELYRLDDEDERTNLAASPDEQGIMTEMRAALAKMPGIEGGG